One window from the genome of Hydra vulgaris chromosome 02, alternate assembly HydraT2T_AEP encodes:
- the LOC136076001 gene encoding uncharacterized protein LOC136076001: MSMPKVAKYFYSLHEVLSDTRALLKPSLIWNMDEFGLQMDFEPPKIIAKRGTKHLQSRTSGKRETITIIVVVNAVGGLVHPHLIAKGKTARSLHSFNTANAPSGSNWSFSETGWTKQGIPFLWFTNTFLLNVGRDRLRILIVDGHDSHNFVELLSVAIENNIYIVEMPAHCSHWLQPLDRTVFGPLKTYYNQTCHELMNEYPGVTIDKSTFCGLFKKAWDQALTAANIISGFRSCGIFPYNPSAVPSITYLPNSAYSIQQLLDSNDLLESSLHPIKTDTKITRLEYAIEEEVDFEVELINKPGNMSESKIDNNLINLDNNSLICDTHLTHEQFTTFNFCIQNDYDIPDPFYKLYKDY, from the coding sequence ATGTCTATGCCaaaagttgctaaatatttcTATTCGCTGCATGAAGTTTTGAGTGACACTCGTGCCCTTTTAAAGCCTTCATTAATTTGGAACATGGATGAGTTTGGGCTACAGATGGATTTTGAACCTCctaaaataattgcaaaaagaGGTACAAAACACCTTCAATCTCGCACATCTGGAAAACGTGAAACCATAACCattattgttgttgtaaatGCTGTAGGTGGTTTAGTACATCCACATTTGATAGCAAAAGGTAAAACGGCTAGATCTCTTCATTCTTTTAATACTGCAAATGCACCATCAGGCTCAAATTGGAGTTTTAGTGAGACAGGTTGGACAAAGCAAGGAATTCCATTTCTTTGGTTCACTAATACTTTCTTGCTTAATGTAGGTAGAGATAGGCTACGAATTCTCATAGTTGATGGTCACGATTCTCATAACTTTGTTGAGTTATTGTCTGTTGCAATcgaaaataacatttatattgtcGAAATGCCAGCGCATTGTTCGCATTGGCTCCAGCCTCTAGATCGCACAGTATTTGGTCCTCTTAAAACCTATTATAATCAAACATGTCATGAATTAATGAATGAATATCCTGGAGTTACTATTGACAAGTCAACTTTTTGTGGCCTTTTTAAGAAAGCCTGGGATCAAGCTCTCACAGCTGCTAATATTATTTCAGGGTTTCGATCATGTGGCATTTTTCCATACAATCCGTCTGCTGTTCCAAGCATAACTTACTTGCCTAATTCTGCCTATTCCATACAACAGCTACTTGACTCAAATGATCTGCTTGAATCAAGTCTGCATCCAATCAAAACTGACACTAAAATAACAAGATTAGAATATGCAATAGAAGAGGAAGTTGATTTTGAAGtagaattaattaataaacCTGGAAATATGTCTGAATctaaaatagataataatttgataaacCTTGACAATAATTCTTTGATATGTGATACCCATTTGACTCATGAGCagtttacaacttttaatttctGTATTCAAAATGACTACGACATCCCAGATCccttttataaattgtataaagattattaa